In a single window of the bacterium genome:
- a CDS encoding C25 family cysteine peptidase, with translation MHWRPPRLLALLALLALVGQSRAWTLQAEWRDNGLDLVWTMDEQPGLVTRQERDWLTIDLPAAGHLGRPGEPALPLVSRLVELPAGSGLQVEVVEQVWESVPGLVLPEQEAVHTAADLPQPWREERAAYVGAVYPEQAWLLGDPALIRGVRVRQLALVPARSLPAKGATELLRRARLRVTFAGSDNRNNPSGVLAFARRAELLPDGVLSHPQLVQEFDRVGASDNPGAYLVIARGAGITGSSYFQDWIAWKRQKGHQVTVAGVAQIPAWNASAIREYLRTAVGTWSDPPVYVALVGDHTGSGDFYLPTSTTGTNGEYDHYYSLVDGTDHLADVAVGRLSCENATQLNTICNKLLHYETTPTAGGSAWLARAALCTGYNAISMIQQSRTIVHDMVREGITAVDTLWYPNTTASWVNGRFNAGIALYNYRGWIGMQGVDNTFISNAGNFLNYGMPPVTGFFTCSTGDFESTCETEVMLRKGDPSTPQGGSAVIGFATSNTHTAYNNAIAGGFWSAFLDRGVSAVGSALIQGKLELFQTLPPGDPQAERFSNWANLMGDPGMEMWCGVPTALSATLAQGGSTFALGATEIQIQVNAGGSPATDVLVCLWQAGGLQSRGLTDAHGRVWLPTAGTTAGAVNLTATKVDHLPARVTLTVAGSQFPRLAIWNIPDDGKLQPGETVTLLPSVQNMGGSPLTGLALNATSLAEGLTLGDATATWPTIGAGATVGANSSLSATAAPDLPDATRLQLGLAYTSGQGAFQDGADLLVSAPRLQPGTLSFNPGGSILQPGTTALLTLPVTNTGNLAASALTVSLDAPGDPFVVVTSAPIPNVNLAQNASTNLSFTVQASGATVRGHRVSFLLSWSGGGLQGSQAFTSTVGTATAMGPTGPDAYGYFAIEGNDANSLAPVFQWEEIAPSAGGSGTSLGLTDFGDSQDDAATVTLPFTFIYYGQPYTQLAVCSNGFVAFGPGAVNQTDYRNHYLPSGLGPDAMIAAAWDDHIIPGGGGVYYKSEPANHRFIVEWHQLQHNGSGGTNTFQVILIDPAHSQGPTGDGDILLQYNTWNNTQSNSYDFPGCTVGMKDERSARGLTLTNHLIDDPTIQGFGNGKAILITTAEGFHGDSAAPSIALAQVSGVQPGESPAVTATIIDASGVAWATLHHRVGLGVWQSSALSNLSGDTWAGALPGYALGSVVEYYVQAQDLADPPNTGESAHHIYTVVVGTPPTGPDAYGYRWYDSADGPEGPDFIWQDISGQGTQLSLGDDQTAVVNLPFPVVYFGASHTQLSVCSNGFATLGNDTYSGYTNASMATGNGTGKMVCAFWDDLNPASGGQVRVATEAGGNRFVVSWLGVPRYGTSDAQTLQLVFLNQAVFPTVTGDTPILAQYQVVGVATSCTVGHQNSGRNVGISYLHNGTLAVSAAPVVSGQSLLLTTGAQPLGPVTGLTAGVNGGNLVLNWNASGAQSYRVYSGAQAWAPHLTLETTVAGTSATLPVVGASRWFDVRGVRDYQAAGLALERVQWLPVEVGTIHPAATK, from the coding sequence ATGCACTGGCGCCCCCCCCGCCTTCTTGCCCTGCTGGCCCTGCTGGCCCTGGTCGGCCAGTCCCGGGCCTGGACCCTGCAAGCCGAATGGCGCGACAACGGCCTGGACCTGGTCTGGACCATGGACGAGCAGCCCGGTCTCGTGACCCGGCAGGAGCGCGACTGGCTGACCATCGACCTGCCCGCGGCCGGCCACCTGGGCCGGCCCGGTGAGCCCGCCCTGCCCCTCGTCTCCCGCCTGGTGGAGCTGCCGGCCGGCTCGGGGCTTCAGGTGGAGGTCGTCGAGCAAGTCTGGGAATCCGTGCCCGGCCTCGTGCTGCCGGAGCAGGAGGCCGTCCACACGGCGGCGGACCTGCCCCAACCCTGGCGGGAGGAGCGCGCCGCCTATGTGGGCGCCGTCTACCCGGAGCAGGCTTGGCTGCTGGGGGATCCGGCCCTCATCCGAGGTGTCCGCGTGCGCCAGCTGGCCCTCGTCCCGGCCCGCAGCCTGCCCGCCAAGGGCGCCACGGAACTGCTGCGCCGCGCGCGCCTGCGCGTGACCTTCGCCGGCAGCGACAACCGCAACAACCCCAGCGGAGTGCTGGCCTTCGCCCGCCGGGCGGAGCTGCTGCCCGACGGCGTGCTGTCCCATCCGCAGCTGGTGCAGGAGTTCGACCGCGTCGGCGCGTCGGACAACCCGGGAGCTTATCTGGTCATCGCCCGCGGCGCGGGCATCACCGGCAGCAGCTACTTCCAGGACTGGATCGCCTGGAAGCGCCAGAAGGGCCACCAGGTGACGGTGGCGGGCGTGGCCCAGATCCCCGCCTGGAACGCCAGCGCCATCCGCGAATACCTCCGCACGGCGGTCGGCACCTGGAGCGATCCGCCCGTCTATGTGGCCCTGGTGGGCGACCACACCGGCTCCGGCGACTTCTACCTGCCCACCTCGACCACGGGCACCAACGGTGAATACGACCACTACTACTCCTTGGTGGACGGCACGGACCATTTGGCCGACGTGGCGGTGGGACGGCTCAGCTGCGAGAACGCCACCCAGCTCAACACCATCTGCAACAAGCTCCTGCATTACGAGACGACGCCCACCGCCGGCGGCAGCGCCTGGTTGGCCCGGGCCGCCCTCTGCACGGGCTACAACGCCATCAGCATGATCCAGCAGTCCCGCACCATCGTCCATGACATGGTGCGCGAGGGCATCACGGCGGTGGACACCCTGTGGTATCCCAACACGACGGCCAGCTGGGTGAACGGCCGCTTCAACGCCGGCATCGCCCTCTACAACTACCGAGGCTGGATCGGCATGCAGGGAGTGGACAACACTTTCATCTCGAACGCGGGCAATTTCCTCAACTACGGCATGCCGCCCGTCACGGGCTTTTTCACCTGCTCGACGGGGGATTTCGAATCCACCTGCGAGACGGAGGTCATGCTGCGCAAGGGCGACCCCTCCACGCCCCAGGGCGGCTCGGCGGTGATCGGCTTTGCCACCTCCAATACCCACACGGCCTACAACAACGCCATCGCCGGCGGCTTCTGGAGCGCCTTCCTCGACCGGGGTGTCTCGGCGGTGGGGTCGGCCCTCATCCAGGGCAAGCTGGAGCTGTTCCAGACCCTGCCGCCCGGCGACCCCCAGGCCGAGCGCTTTTCAAATTGGGCCAACTTGATGGGCGACCCCGGCATGGAGATGTGGTGTGGCGTGCCGACGGCCCTCAGCGCCACCCTGGCGCAGGGGGGTTCCACCTTTGCCCTGGGCGCGACCGAAATACAGATCCAGGTCAATGCGGGCGGCAGCCCCGCCACCGACGTGCTGGTCTGCCTCTGGCAGGCGGGCGGTCTGCAATCGCGCGGCCTCACCGACGCGCATGGCCGGGTCTGGCTCCCCACGGCGGGGACCACCGCCGGCGCGGTCAACCTGACCGCCACCAAGGTGGACCACCTGCCCGCCCGTGTCACGCTCACGGTGGCGGGCAGCCAGTTCCCGCGCCTGGCCATTTGGAACATCCCCGACGACGGCAAGCTGCAACCGGGCGAGACCGTCACCCTGCTGCCCTCTGTCCAGAACATGGGCGGGAGCCCGCTGACGGGACTCGCCCTCAACGCCACCTCGTTGGCTGAAGGCTTGACCCTGGGCGATGCCACCGCCACTTGGCCCACCATTGGCGCCGGCGCCACGGTGGGCGCCAACAGCAGCCTGAGCGCCACCGCCGCCCCCGACCTGCCCGACGCCACCCGCCTGCAACTGGGCTTGGCCTACACCTCGGGCCAGGGCGCTTTCCAGGACGGAGCGGACCTGCTGGTCAGCGCGCCGCGCCTCCAGCCCGGCACGCTCAGTTTCAACCCGGGCGGGAGCATCCTGCAACCCGGCACGACGGCGCTCCTCACGCTGCCGGTGACGAACACGGGCAACCTGGCGGCCAGCGCCCTCACCGTGAGCCTGGACGCCCCGGGCGACCCCTTCGTCGTTGTCACCAGCGCTCCCATCCCCAACGTGAACCTGGCGCAGAACGCCTCCACCAACCTCAGCTTCACCGTGCAGGCGTCGGGGGCGACGGTGCGCGGCCACCGCGTCAGCTTCCTGCTGAGCTGGAGCGGCGGCGGGCTGCAGGGCAGCCAGGCCTTCACCTCCACGGTGGGCACGGCCACGGCGATGGGTCCCACCGGTCCCGACGCCTACGGCTACTTCGCCATCGAAGGCAACGACGCCAACTCCCTGGCCCCCGTTTTCCAGTGGGAGGAGATCGCCCCCTCGGCGGGCGGATCGGGCACCAGCCTGGGCCTCACCGACTTCGGCGACTCCCAGGATGACGCCGCCACCGTCACCCTGCCCTTCACCTTCATCTATTACGGGCAGCCCTACACCCAGCTCGCCGTCTGCTCCAACGGCTTCGTCGCCTTCGGACCCGGCGCCGTCAACCAGACCGACTACCGCAACCACTACCTGCCCAGCGGACTGGGACCGGACGCCATGATCGCCGCGGCCTGGGACGACCACATCATCCCCGGCGGCGGCGGCGTCTACTACAAGAGCGAACCCGCCAACCACCGCTTCATCGTGGAGTGGCACCAGCTGCAGCACAACGGCTCGGGCGGGACGAACACCTTCCAGGTGATCCTGATCGACCCCGCCCACTCCCAGGGGCCGACGGGGGACGGCGACATCCTGCTCCAGTACAACACCTGGAACAACACCCAGAGCAACAGCTACGACTTCCCGGGCTGCACGGTGGGCATGAAGGACGAGCGCAGCGCCCGCGGACTGACCCTGACCAACCACCTGATCGACGACCCCACCATCCAGGGCTTCGGCAACGGCAAGGCCATCCTCATCACGACGGCCGAGGGCTTCCACGGCGACAGCGCCGCGCCTTCCATCGCCCTGGCCCAGGTGTCGGGCGTCCAGCCGGGCGAGAGTCCCGCCGTGACGGCCACCATCATCGACGCCAGCGGTGTGGCCTGGGCCACGCTCCATCACCGGGTGGGCCTGGGCGTCTGGCAGAGCAGCGCCTTGAGCAACCTGTCCGGGGACACCTGGGCGGGCGCCCTGCCCGGCTACGCCCTGGGCAGCGTGGTGGAATATTACGTGCAGGCCCAGGACCTGGCCGACCCGCCCAACACCGGGGAAAGCGCCCATCACATCTACACGGTGGTGGTCGGCACGCCGCCCACCGGACCCGACGCCTACGGCTATCGCTGGTATGATTCGGCGGATGGTCCGGAAGGCCCCGACTTCATCTGGCAGGACATCAGCGGCCAGGGCACCCAGCTCAGCCTGGGCGACGACCAGACCGCCGTGGTCAACCTGCCCTTCCCGGTGGTCTACTTCGGCGCCAGCCACACGCAGCTCTCGGTGTGCTCGAACGGCTTCGCCACGCTGGGGAATGACACCTACAGCGGCTACACCAACGCCTCGATGGCGACCGGCAACGGCACCGGCAAAATGGTCTGCGCCTTCTGGGACGACCTCAACCCCGCCAGTGGCGGCCAGGTGCGCGTGGCGACGGAGGCGGGCGGCAACCGCTTCGTCGTCTCCTGGCTGGGCGTGCCGCGTTATGGCACGAGCGACGCCCAGACTCTCCAGCTGGTCTTCCTCAATCAGGCCGTCTTCCCGACGGTGACGGGGGACACGCCCATCCTGGCCCAGTACCAGGTGGTGGGCGTCGCCACCAGCTGCACGGTGGGGCACCAAAACAGTGGCAGGAACGTGGGCATCAGCTATCTCCACAACGGGACGCTGGCCGTCAGCGCCGCGCCCGTGGTCAGCGGGCAGTCCCTCCTGCTCACCACCGGCGCCCAGCCGCTGGGTCCGGTGACGGGCCTGACGGCGGGGGTCAACGGCGGCAACCTGGTCTTGAACTGGAACGCCTCGGGAGCGCAGAGCTACCGGGTCTACAGTGGCGCCCAGGCCTGGGCGCCCCACCTGACCCTGGAGACGACGGTGGCCGGCACCTCGGCGACTCTGCCGGTGGTGGGCGCCTCCCGCTGGTTCGATGTGCGCGGCGTGCGGGACTACCAGGCCGCCGGCCTGGCCCTGGAGCGGGTCCAGTGGCTGCCCGTCGAGGTTGGGACGATTCATCCGGCCGCGACGAAATGA